In Candidatus Atribacteria bacterium, the DNA window GTTCGTCATGTTTTTGTTAATCTTGAATGAGCCAGATTTTAGTACTTCCATAATTATTTTAGGCATTTCATTTATTATGTTATTTATTGGGGGTACTAGGGTAATTCAGCTTTATGCTTTGATAGTTGCTGCAATTCCCCTGGGCATTTTAATATTGTCCAGAGAAGAATATAGAAAATCAAGGTTACTCTCCTTTTTGAATCCGTGGAAAGATCCTCTAGATAGTGGATTTCATATCATTCAATCTCTCTTAGCTTTGGGGAGTGGGGGAATTTTTGGGATCGGATTGGCAGAGAGCAAGCAAAAATATTTCTATCTTCCCGACCAGCATACTGACTTTATTTTCTCCATAATCGGGGAGGAATTAGGATTTATAGGCACTGTAGTGATCATTGTTCTATTTATCATATTGCTGTGGCGTGGATTTAGAATAGCTTTGGACACTTCTGACCCGTTTGGTACTTTGCTTGCTGCCGGTATAACTTCTATGATAGTTTTTCAAAGTATAATAAATATTGGGGTGGTAACCAAGATGGTTCCCACCACCGGAATTACTTTACCCTTTATTAGTTATGGAGGTACATCCCTAATCATAAATATGTTTTGTGTGGGAATATTATTAAATATTTCCCGGTATAAAACAATAAAAGAAGAGAGAGTATAATAAATGGCATTAAAAGTAATAATTTCAGGTGGAGGGACAGGGGGTCATATCTATCCTGGAATTAGTTTAGCTTACGAAATAAGAGAAAGGAACCCGGGAAATGATATTCTATTTGTAGGAACCGAAAGGGGCATGGAATCAAAACTTGTTCCCCGGGAGGGATTTAAAATAATCAAAATTAAAGCCCGTGGAATACAACGAAAAATATGTTTTGAAAATTTAACTGCAGTGGTTATTTTTTTAGTGTCTTTATTACAATCGTTTAAAATTATAAAACAATACAATCCGGATATAGTTATCGGAACAGGTGGCTATGTAAGCGGCTCGGTTGTTTTAGTGGCGGCGATATTGGGTATACCCACTTTTATCCATGAACAGAATATAATTCCCGGAATTACCAATAAATTTCTATCTCTTGTTACGCGAGCAACATTTTTAAGCTTTGAACAATCAAAAGAGTATTTTGGACGTAAAGCAAAATTGATTTTTACGGGTAATCCTTTACGTTTCAAGAAAATTATATCAGGTACGGAAAAAGAGTATAAAAAATTTAATCTTGATTCTTCTAAAAGGACTATACTGGTATTAGGAGGGAGCAAAGGAGCCGCGGTTATTAATAGCGTAGTTCTAGAAAGTATTGATTTAATCAAAAGGACAATAAAAAACGAATGGCAAGTTTTATTGATTAGCGGACAAGATGATTATGCCAGAATAAAGGAAATGGTGGGAGAAAACCATAAAATATTTTCGATAGAGCCTTATCTGCATGATATTGAAAAAGCCTATTCTTTGGCGGATTTAGTCATCTGTCGGGCGGGAGCTACAACTTTGGCCGAGATTGGGGCTTATGGTCTACC includes these proteins:
- the ftsW gene encoding putative lipid II flippase FtsW, producing the protein SYIMAYKWYEDSYYFLKKQLIYAIIALIAFFFAIYTDYHYYKKFTLPILIVSIALLSMVYFPGIGRTAGGASRWVRFGFFSFQPSEIAKFALILYIAESLTRKQTKDIETFVRGVLPPLIIMFVMFLLILNEPDFSTSIIILGISFIMLFIGGTRVIQLYALIVAAIPLGILILSREEYRKSRLLSFLNPWKDPLDSGFHIIQSLLALGSGGIFGIGLAESKQKYFYLPDQHTDFIFSIIGEELGFIGTVVIIVLFIILLWRGFRIALDTSDPFGTLLAAGITSMIVFQSIINIGVVTKMVPTTGITLPFISYGGTSLIINMFCVGILLNISRYKTIKEERV
- the murG gene encoding undecaprenyldiphospho-muramoylpentapeptide beta-N-acetylglucosaminyltransferase, with translation MALKVIISGGGTGGHIYPGISLAYEIRERNPGNDILFVGTERGMESKLVPREGFKIIKIKARGIQRKICFENLTAVVIFLVSLLQSFKIIKQYNPDIVIGTGGYVSGSVVLVAAILGIPTFIHEQNIIPGITNKFLSLVTRATFLSFEQSKEYFGRKAKLIFTGNPLRFKKIISGTEKEYKKFNLDSSKRTILVLGGSKGAAVINSVVLESIDLIKRTIKNEWQVLLISGQDDYARIKEMVGENHKIFSIEPYLHDIEKAYSLADLVICRAGATTLAEIGAYGLPAILIPYPYATHDHQGINAKIFEREGAAKIILEEDLSGEKLSQVLLDLLIDKNELEIMAGKCKKLSQVNSAQRIVDYI